Sequence from the Clupea harengus chromosome 20, Ch_v2.0.2, whole genome shotgun sequence genome:
ACTaacaaatgtttttattatgctttgttaaaaataatatgTGCCTTTGAATCCTGCGTCGAAGACATGCGACATTTTAATGGTTTATtgttgtttgggtgtgttttggCTCGCTCGTTCGGTTAGTTTACATAGGCGCTGTATTTGGGATGGCTCCTACGGTGACTGAACAATGACATGCaatgtatcttttttttattcttaatcAAATAAAATAGACGGTGACTGAATTGTATTCAACCTTTAATTTCCTCCTTATCATAGTTGTTTTAGTAATCCGCAAGTATCTATATGTTCGTTACCCTTGCAGGTTACTGCCGTGAAATAAATCAACTATCTGGATATCTTTAGTTAATAAGTGCTGCTGCCATTATACACTGATATCCTGCACTGAATTGTGTGGTGTCCTATAGTCTCTAACTTTACTTGGTTGTAGGCCGCTCAGATTTGAACAGTGAATGTTGTGAAGAGTGTCGTGTTCAatcaagaatttttttttttcgagaaaataatgaaatgtgtttttacatAGAGTGAAGACAATCTAAAGCTGCAAGACACAAGTGCCTCCAGCACTGAAGGTCTCCCTCTTCCTGAGAGTGACTCGTCCCCACGACGTCACAAATGCGACCATGGGAAATAGCAGTGAATAGGCGGCCACCACCTGCCCCCTTAAATCAGAGGAGGTTCCTTGGGGAGCCCTGCAACACCCCTGTGCATCTCAGGAGAAGGTGAGTAAGAGCTTTTGGTGAAGCTCACAAAAGACtttaacatgtttgtgtttgagagccCACAACAGTCATCCACCCTAAGGATTGCCGGACTTGCTCTGGTCACAACAACTAAGACATGTCTGATTTGTGTCATGATGTAGCCCTCCAGTACGACGACAGTGGGGTCAACGAGACCGGCCTGTACTGCATGGCTCCCTGCACCAGGATGAGAACTTCCACCACACGCTCTTCtcgcagcatcagcagcagattCCTTTAGATGAGTCTAGACAGTACAGCCATACCAGCGCACCACGTATGCTCCACCCTGCCACGCACCCTCCTCAGCAGAACCCCATCATGGTGGATCTTCACGAGCAGGTAGGAGGCTCCGCGAGAGCCTGAGAACTAGGACGGCAGTCTCCACTACTCTGCACAGGGGGTCAAGGTCATGTTGGTGGCGTCCATTTTGTTAAAAtggtatttctctctctccccttcaagATGCACCAAGGATCAGTCCCAATATCTTACACAGTTACCACGGTGACGACCCACGGTTTTCCTATCCACACCGGGCAACCTATCCCAGGGTGCAACACTCAGCAGCTCCCAGCATGCTCGGTAATGTTCAGCGGacagctctctctgctctgctgccttcctcctcctgtgAGTTTGAAAAGGAAGAGCTGGATTGTCAGCGAAGTTTGTGTAGTGTACACCTTATGACCCCATACCACTCCAGCTTTAttctgtgtcagtgtttttgttGTAGACAACCATCAAGCCTTCCCTTctctgttgtgttttcttttataaTGCAGATCAGATGTCATTTTGCACTCACCCCAGCTTCAAAGGTTTAATTAAAGCCATTAAACTGCTTCTGTACAGGTTCCTTCCATTTAAGAGTATGTAGACACCGTTAGCCACAGTTAGCCCAGCTGTTTTGTCAACATTGTACATAATAGCCTCTAATTGAAATGGTTGTGTATGCAGTGAGAACGTGATGCTTAGGAACGACTGACAGTAGAGTAGTATGTCAAAACGGTACACAAATCGTGTTGTCCGCTTGAGCCATAACATTTGTGCTGTCAACATATCCACTCCCtgtgtcatatttgtgtaagtAAATGATAGAAGTGTTAAAACTGTGTAGAATGTATTTGTGTACTTAGGCTATCACTTGATCAAGTAAGCAGTTGGCAAACTTAATGATCTCTAAGTTTTAGTCATAAGAGAGTCTTAATGATGAGATGAGTTACCAACTTAATTTTTCTGGAGGAAACAAAATGGTCCAgttgggtgcacacacactaaacaaagATGAAGCAAAACTATGTGCAAAATGTCTGACCCAATGGACCATAGTTAGACTACTCAAGATAAAATAAGACATTTCTTCAAATAAGATCATACGCTACAGTTAATAATCTCTATcgttgtatatttttgtgtgtttgtcttctacAGCTAATCCAAGCATGTACAATGCAGCATTTGCCAGTGTCTTACCAAGCCTTCCCGCCACTCATCTCCAGTGAGCATTTTATACTGCACCCCTCTCCACCTGTGCCCCCACACCAGCCACCACACCTTGCTCCTCTGAGCCAGTTTGTTCCCTTACAGCCTCAGCATCCGCGCATGGTGAGTGCCTATTGTTATGGGTCATTAGATGGTGTCAAAATGAGGGAAAGTAGGGCGGtaactaaggtgtgtgtgtgtgtgtgtgtgtgtgtgtcaaaaacaaaacaaaacaaaccaaacaaagctACGTTGGTCTGGCACCTAACAGACCCCTCAGAGAGATGAGGCTTACCTTCTTTCACACCGAAGTATGGTCTATACCATGGAGTGTCCTACATCAGTCGTGCCACGCATGGACAGTCCGCGCGGTTttatcccttttttttttttttttttctcccggtGTGGCTACAGGTGTTTAGCTGGTTTAAACAAAaggaataatgaatgaatgcttgtatgtatgtgtacttgGGTGTGTCTATACATGTATGTAACACTATTAGGAGGAACTTAATTTACATTGGAGGTATTTTCGTTGATTTGTCCTGAAAGATTTCAATGACTGTTTGGTGAACTATGGTTGCACCAAATGACGACAACGTAGAGCCAAATTGTATTGGGTttgaatatttgtttttgttatttgacAAGGCTCAGTTTTAAGCATCTGCTATTTTTGATGTATGGTGTTCATTTTCCAAACCCTATAATAGACTTACTTGCAGTTTGCCCATTGTTTTCTTGCACCCATGGGGTATTTCTTTTTAGGGGTCGGGGTGCAGTAATGGTAGTAGAAGTGATGATGCTCTGTGGCTGTCTTCAACATTCAGGCAATTTCAGTGACTCAGATGTAATGGGTGTGTACCCCTCTAGTTCAGTTTTGAGCTCCAGACTAACCAGCACGTTTTCCCGTACAGCCTCTGCAGAGGGCAGAAAATGAAGTTGACCTAAGAGGGGACCAGCACCCCATGGGGACCTTCTCCTATCCTCCTGCGCATCATCCACCAGCAATGCCTCCCTCAATGCCCTTGCAGTACCTTCCTCAAGAGCCGCTTCACCAGGAACTGCCCTTCGGAGTGGTAAGCTACTCagaccctttttttttttttagttcatgGAGCACATTTCTGTCAaactctgtttttgtgtctgatgtgttgtgtgtctcttctCTGGTTGGGTGCAGCCATACCCCCATGTGCTGCCAAGGCGTGTAAATGGACAGAGATACAGGTTACAGCAGCCTTTGCCCCCGCCACCTCCACCGCCACCCTACTACCCTGGCTTTTTACCTTATTTCCTGTAAGTGACATCGTATCCGTTCAGTTCATACAGTCATCTCTCATGGTCATAATTTTGTATTAATTTGTGCAGATCTTTAACCAATGTTGGTTATTTGTGTATTTAAGATTTTGGGAATGCCAATGCTTTATGCACCCTTTAACATAAAACATGAACAGTGAAGCAGTTCACCTCCATTTCATTGAAAAGTTCCTGTTGCTAGCTGTGTGTCCTTCATCGGAAAGGTGGTtgaactgatgtgtgtgtctgtgcagttcAATGCTTCCAGTGCCTCCAACTGCAGTGGGCCCAGCCATAAGTCTGGACCTGGATGTGGATGATGTGGAGATGGAGAACTATGAGGTAATGGTAAAGTAGATCTTAAGAAAGAcaaaccccctcccccaaaacAATCATAAATGGTATTTCTCAACGTTTCCGTCGAGATCTGTTCTTTTGTGGCGGTCATGTCACGTTTTAAAATGTAACTCTGAATTCTTCTcaggcattgctcaacttggcCGAAAGGCTTGGCGAAGCCAAACCGCGAGGACTCACTAAAGCCGATATAGAGCAGCTTCCGTCCTACCGGTTCAATCTCGAGAACCACCAATCTGAACAAACCCTGTAAGTACTGCTCTGTGATGCACGAGGATGTTAATACACCTTGCTGGATGACCAACATTAACGTTGATGTTTCCATCTCATTTGCCCCCAACAGGTGTGTTGTATGCTTTAGTGATTTTGAGTCAAGGCAGCTACTCCGAGTACTACCCTGTAATCACGAGTTTCATGCTAAATGTGTGGACAAATGGTTGAAGGTAAGTTCCTCTGCACTGTCTTCCATGTTACCTTTGTTAGACCCTCAGACAtgggctgttgttgttgctgcgcGGGTGGATATTGGTAAATGCGTCCATCCCTGTATGTTGCAGACCAATCGCACTTGTCCAATCTGTCGAGCAGATGCCTCGGAGGCTCATCGGGACGTCGATTGAGCCGGCTCCATGTTCTGCATTGgaaaacagcacaaaaaaaaaaaacaagaagaagaaaaaacacgaCAAACACAACTGGAGTCCTTGACTGGGGATAATCTGCCACCTAACCTGTGCTCTCCAGCCAAACCAATACCGacatccctccccctccccacttcAACCAATAAGCAATCTTGGATTTTGTATGGAACGTGTTTGACCTCCGCTGTGCATCGTCGTGTGAGTTTCATCAACGCTACTGCCTACTATAGCCACCGATAGTTATGGGATTTTTAATCTCTCCTTCCCCaatccccctttttcttttctgcccTCGTCTGTTGCAGACTCCAAAGATTTAACATGGATGTGATGTGTtgccatttttattattttctttgtttttttttttttttatgaaatattCTCTAGCTATTTGGGCTTTTCTTCACATAAGGCGCTAAAATATAAGGTGTGCATCAGCAGTCGGAGGGAGTTATAGGACTGGGATGAGGGGATGGTTGGATTGACAGACCTGTCAATCTGCCAAACAGGGAAGGCTTAAACAGTTGGTTGTTGAAGTTACTGAGCCATTCCACTGGTTCAAAAGAAACCGTTTGACCATCAtagatgcatgtttgtgtaggtgATGGGCAAAGTGACTTGTTAAATAATGTACGTTTTTTGCAATAATGTATCGACAATTTCAATATCGCTATCTGAGTTtagtttttacattttattttcacctGCGAATGCTATTGTGAAAGAATGACTTGCAGTGGTTAAACGTTCAGAATCTTTTAACACCTGATgtaaaaggaggggaaaaaaaagaagaaaaaaactccaaCACAAAATATGACTGCAAACGATGGACATGCACCTGGTTGGAAACCCTATCCCCCCCCCCGACGTGGACTTGAGGAGGGTTTAAGAATCTCCCTCTTAGCAGGGGGAAGCatttgggggtgggtggggagagTGGCGCGAAGTTGCGGGACAATGGCGTGGAGTGTTGTAACCATTGCTGCTCTGGCACTGGGCACACCCAGCCTGGCATAGACTCACAgcgtgaggggaggggagcgggaGCGGTGGGGGGCTGCCAGCCTCTTGCCAGAGTCATCTGGCTTCACTGCACAAGCCACCACACCACGTCCCCACTTCCCCACGTCCTCCATGTTCAGCCGGCTCCCTCCAGGGTCAAAAAGCGCCCGGCGCAATGTGGTGTGTTCTCCTACCAAAACACCCATAAGCTGGCActtcaaaaaaacaacaaaaaaaaagagaggggccCTAGACAACCTGGAGAGAATGCCTGGAAGAAGATTTTGCATGGACTCCTTTTTAGACTAGCAATATTTTAATCGAGAAATTTCCAACACATGTTTAACAATTAGACACCATTAAACAAAGAAAAGACGAAGTaagcaaactaaaaaaaaagaaagaggggaaaaaaaagacatgctaGCTTAAAGCAGAGAGGACCCAAGTCTTGGATGGCCTATATCTTACCATTCGATTGCACCTCTGCATTTGTGGTAGAGCtgggggaaggaaaaaaagaaaagaaacgtaCGTACGTAAAAGAAAATAACATCTGACATTCAAAGCTGACACTGGAGAGTTCGACGCCCTTTTGCAGAAAGCAATATGTGCAGTGAGTGTTTGAATGGAACATTTCTTCCTGTTTGTGGAAGACCAGGCTTTTTCCTTGTTTTGAGCCAAATATTCAATATACTCAAGATTTCAGCTCTGCCTTCTTACGACCTTGACAAGCACAAACCTATTactaatctttaaaaaaaatatatatactttgTCAGTTCCACTTGTTTTAAGAGTATACGGTTTTTAAATGGTGTTATTTATTGGTTTTAACTTAGATAACATTTGAAGGACAAGGTCAGAGTACTAACATggtatgtgtgttatattttGGCAACGCTGTCAGGTCTCAGGCCATGTTAATGGTGTAAAGTGAtgtaaaagataaaaaaaacagcattgtaTGCATAGCTTCAGTGTGAAAGGTTTAAAAGTTATCGTCTTGTTTTGAAGACAAAAGAATGTTTTAAAATACCCTGTTAATGTAACTGACACTTCTTCTGCGTGCCAGTTGACTGTCGTAGTGTCCATGATCAGGAAGGGATTTAAACGGCATCCTTCAAGTTGGGTCTTACGAGTAATGCACTGTAATGTGTTCAATTCACTCTACTTAAACTTCCAAAATGGTATCCGGtttagggtggggtggggtgggtttaTGAAATAGGGTTCTTTTCAAAAGTGGTCTGTAATTCCAGAGCTAATATTCCTACCCGTGAAGAGCACTGAGTAGCAGTTACAGCCCATGTGATGGGGGACGGGGACCTTGCCATGTTTTAAAGCATTTCTGGTAAATATGTGCCAGCTCAAGAAAACAATATTAAAAAGAAGCCATTGTAATGAGTTTAACCCAGTTTTGATGACTTAATTTGATCTTTCTATATATACGCATATGTTCACTGGCATATATTTTaagtttaaaagaaaaatcacTCAGGGCCTCTCGGTAACTAAGAAGAAGGAAAACAGTCGCGTTCAAATGGAAATGATGCCATGGGGATGTATTTGAATTTTGTTGGTTGTTTTCCTCAGGCcatgtgtttttaatgtaatCAACAACTAATACTTAATTTTTGCTGGTAGTAGTGGATGTTACACCATATAAAGACAGGCATgctagagagaaaagaaaaaggagataTAATGTAGAGCGAAAAGAGGCATTGTGTCACTGCAACCAATCATCAGTGTATGTTACTTCAAACCTGTTCTACATTTCCTTTCCATGTTCTTGTACTTGAACGAAACACACATAGCGGTTGTGATCCCATTTTGTGCCTCTGTGCACACTATCCTACCTAAACCACTTCCAAGAAATATTCTAAAAAGGTGTTTGCATGATTTaagaaaattacaaaaaaaaaaaaaaacctagaacAAGTGTGTATTTTCAGTGGAAGATATCTAGAAATGGGGCAGGATGTATTTAATTGTGCAccatatgcatgcatgtctgaCCAGGTCCCCATCGGTTTTTGCTAGCTCTAGTTGGCTTTGGGTTAATCGGGGTTGGGGACTATTTGCTCAGCTAATTACTGCCATGCATTGTACTGCACACATTTGTAATAGAACTGAATGACTACAAGATTTTATTGCGCTAATTCTTtgttaccaaaaaaaaagattacaaaaaagagaagagaaaaagagaagataaGCAAGAacaacgagaaaaaaaaagaaacggtAGCTCTTCAGAAACTGGGGGATAGAGCTGGTTTGAACACATGGTTTCTTCTACCACATTTCTGCTTACGTTTATTGCCTCAGTGACTGAAATACATGCCTGAAAACTAGATAATCGAAAGCCATATAGTGACAAGGTGCTAGATGTTCTATTTTAGGTATGTTGCTACTTTCACTTAAGGGAATGCAATAGTCTGCCATGAAGCTCATGTACTCGAAGCAGCATGCTGTGTCAACCCCACCCTTAAAAATGGTCAACAATGGTCACCAGAGGGTCAAAAAAAAATTAGacgagggtggggggggggggggggggtgggctgggTTCCCTGTTACCTTACtgtttttctttagtttttttgtttccttttgttgTTACTGTCTTTTATCCTGCAGCTCTCTGTTGTCAGTGCAacttatgtaaatgtgtcataaGAAAACAAAACTTTTACTGCCCAGGTGATCAGATCAAGTACATCTGCCTTAAATTATCAAGTTATGTATTGTCTGGATGTCAGGCTTCCAACAACTTGTTTGAGAGTAactactattgctactactgctaccattaaaacaaacaaaaaaatctcaAAAAAGGTCTGTGGCCCTTACCAATTGTAATGTTGAAAACCTTGTTACACTTAAAATTGAATTCAGACAAACTTGACCACTACAGTTTAAGGGATCTCCTTCGTTTTGCTGTTTATGCTAAAACATTGTGTTTTGATTTCCCGCTTCTGTGGCTTTGTTTTCTTCACGAATACCAAATTCCCTTGAAATCCTCACAAATCATTTTAACGTTATACAAAAGATcaaaagggtaaaaaaaaaaaatagaatctTGTAGTCTTTCTGTTATCCGATTAATAAATAATCTCACAGCTTTTGTGGTGCAAAATTGTGTTACAATAAGCAGCTGAAATATTATTTAGGAATTTGTGATTTTATTGATTGCTCAGTAGATGCCACTGATTGTTTACCAATGATTTTTGCTGTGGTGGGATAGTGGATTGTTTACTGTTCTTATACTCCCCCTGGCCTCTAGGGGTCCTCGCCTGAACTCCAGACTACCCACCCGCCAACCAGGCCAGGggcatgtgttctgtgttaggAAGATATTTTGCTTTGGTACTTGCACATTTACAGTTACCTCATTTTTGCCATGTTTGtatttggaagaaaaaaaaataaaaaagctaatatatatattatatataggaAAATGGTTCTTAATGCTATAATTTTTTCATTCCATTGGAATCATATTGTTTGTAGCATTTAACATATAACTAGTTATAGTGTATTATATATACATCTGTATACTGATTGAAATTTTTAAGAtttgtactttttttaaatgaaagttGCTAGTTCTGCTTTACCGAGTAGtgcaatcatattttttttaattgttgtgGCTGATTTGAGAGGGTTGTTCACTAATAAATGTATGATGTATACCAGTACTACAATGATTACTCCTGTCTTTCTAGACCATTACTCAATAGAAATGCgtttttatattttatgtttcttttcctttgttttctctctctctcgtgtgtgtgtgtgtgtgtgtgtggtgtgtgcgcgcgtgtgtgtgctcatgagcTTTTGGGAAGTCAGACCAACCTTGCCCAGCTCTTCATCCTTTGGACAGCATTTACTATATTACGGTTCAACTTGCATCACTGTGAGCTACACAACTCTTAACGCGAAAACACAATCAGGATAGTTGAAATGTTGAACAAAGGAGATTTGACCACTGGGGCTTGGCTGTATTACCTTACACTGTGTTAACTAGTGCACGGCTCAGTAACAAGGTGCATTAAAGCCTAAGTAGTATTATAGACGGACTGGTCTTGCTTTATTTCCTGTGGTGCAGTCGTTTTTGTGATGCCTTTGCCCGTCTGCTTTTATGCCACCTTGAGTGCATCCTTTTGCGCCTTGCAAGACAAAGTAATAGTGATCGTTAACAAATGTGAGTATCCAATaccagctttttttttcttttttttcttacacgCTCAATAGGTATCAGTGACGTGGTGAATGAGTTGCTGTGAATTTTAGAATCGTTCCTTTCCTGTCAATATACTATTGGGAAATTTATGGATTTCACATAATTGAAGTGTTGACTACTGTGTGGCAGTCGAAAATAAATTacacattgtaaaaaaaacctcttctGAATATTTTCTGATATTGTTTTGATCTTGAGGGGCCTAAAATGATACTCCCACATGTTAAAGAAACTAAGCGGATAATGTGTAACGATATGGAGGCATCAGCGCCATCTACTGGGTAAGGCCTGAAAAAGCACCCCTGATATTAAAAAGGTTATTAATGCCCTCATATGAGTCAAATGAGGTTCTGACGTGGACATCCTGCTGTTCTGTTCTCCAGACTTAATTTGTTCAGGTTGTGCAATTCTTCCCTTGCTCTCTTGGAGAAAAATGAAAGCATCTTAGCAACGAGTACACCAGTAGTTCTCACACGCTATCTTCCTACATGATTGGATATAActagtatgtgtatatatttatagtatATAACTAGACTATTTTGAGAGTATGTCTCTAGGCAAGGGACATACCAAAGACACAAATCATCTCTATAAAATGAAACAAATTCATCAACTTGAACAGCTGCCAGGTATATTTCTTATATCATATGAAGCCAAGACAGTTTGTACCTAGACCTGGTCTCAGTT
This genomic interval carries:
- the rnf44 gene encoding RING finger protein 44 isoform X1, giving the protein MRPWEIAVNRRPPPAPLNQRRFLGEPCNTPVHLRRSPPVRRQWGQRDRPVLHGSLHQDENFHHTLFSQHQQQIPLDESRQYSHTSAPRMLHPATHPPQQNPIMVDLHEQMHQGSVPISYTVTTVTTHGFPIHTGQPIPGCNTQQLPACSVMFSGQLSLLCCLPPPLIQACTMQHLPVSYQAFPPLISSEHFILHPSPPVPPHQPPHLAPLSQFVPLQPQHPRMPLQRAENEVDLRGDQHPMGTFSYPPAHHPPAMPPSMPLQYLPQEPLHQELPFGVPYPHVLPRRVNGQRYRLQQPLPPPPPPPPYYPGFLPYFLSMLPVPPTAVGPAISLDLDVDDVEMENYEALLNLAERLGEAKPRGLTKADIEQLPSYRFNLENHQSEQTLCVVCFSDFESRQLLRVLPCNHEFHAKCVDKWLKTNRTCPICRADASEAHRDVD
- the rnf44 gene encoding RING finger protein 44 isoform X2, with the translated sequence MRPWEIAVNRRPPPAPLNQRRFLGEPCNTPVHLRRSPPVRRQWGQRDRPVLHGSLHQDENFHHTLFSQHQQQIPLDESRQYSHTSAPRMLHPATHPPQQNPIMVDLHEQMHQGSVPISYTVTTVTTHGFPIHTGQPIPGCNTQQLPACSLIQACTMQHLPVSYQAFPPLISSEHFILHPSPPVPPHQPPHLAPLSQFVPLQPQHPRMPLQRAENEVDLRGDQHPMGTFSYPPAHHPPAMPPSMPLQYLPQEPLHQELPFGVPYPHVLPRRVNGQRYRLQQPLPPPPPPPPYYPGFLPYFLSMLPVPPTAVGPAISLDLDVDDVEMENYEALLNLAERLGEAKPRGLTKADIEQLPSYRFNLENHQSEQTLCVVCFSDFESRQLLRVLPCNHEFHAKCVDKWLKTNRTCPICRADASEAHRDVD